GAGGCGTGGGAGCGCACACAGGACGGCGAGGGACAGGTGGTGCTCCTCAGTGGCGAGGCCGGCATCGGGAAGTCGCGCCTGGTGCAAGACTTCAAGGCCGGTCTCGCGCAGACGCCGCACACCTGGATAGAGAGCGGCTGCGCAGCCTACTACGACACCACGCCGTTCCACGTCGTCGCCGATCTGCTGCGGCAGGGCTTCGGCTGGGCGGCCGATCTCTCGACCGAGGCCCGGCTCGACGCCCTCGACCGGTCGCTCGCGGTGGTGGGCTTGAAGCCGGCACAGGCGGCGCCGGTGATCGCGCCGCTGCTGGATCTGCCGCTCCCCGAGGGCCGCTATCCGCCCCTGTTCCTGTCTCCCGAGCAGCAGCGCAAACGCTTGCTGGCGACGCTGGTGGCGTGGGTGTGCGGCGCGGCCCGGCTGCAGCCGAGCGTGCTCGTCATCGAGGATCTCCACTGGGTCGACCCCTCGACGCTCGAATTGCTCGGGCTGCTGGTCGAGCAGAGCGCGCGCGAGCCACTGCTGTTGGTGCTGACCGCGCGGCCGGAGTTCCGTCCGCCGTGGCCGCTGCGGGCGCATCACACGCAGCTCAACCTGAACCGGCTGACGAAGCGGCAGGTGCACGAGATGATCGTGCGCGTGGCGGTGCGCGTAATCCCGCCGGGGGAGATGCTGGAGGCGCTGGCGGTGCGCACCGACGGGGTGCCGCTGTTCGTAGAAGAATTGACCCGCGCGGTGCTGGAGGCGGAAGGCGCCGCCCTGATGACGCGGGAGATTCCCGTGACCTTGCAGGACACGCTCATGGCGCGGCTCGACCGGCTCGGACCGGCGAAGGAGACCGCACAGCTCACCGACGCCGAGCTGGTGTATGTGCGCGGACTGCCGCCCGAAGCGACGTACACCTTCAAGCACGCGCTGATCCAGGACACGGCGTACGAGTCGCTGCTGAAGAGCCGGCGGCGGGAGCTGCACCGCGCGGTGGCGGAGGCGCTGACGGGCCGCTTCGCCGCCCTGGCCGAGGCGCAGCCGGCGGTCGTGGCGCAGCACTGGGAGGCTGCCGGCGAAACGGAGCGGGCGATCAGCGCGTGGCAAGAGGCGGGCGACCGCGCCAAGGATCGCAGCGCGATGATGGAAGCCGAGCGGCAGTACCGCCGTGGGCTGGCAGCGCTGGCGGCGCTACCCGACACGCCCGCACGCGACTCGCAAGAGCTGGCGCTTCAGATCGCGCTTGAACCCGTCGTGAACGTCATCCACGGCTTCGGCTCAAAAGAGAACGATCCGATCAAACAGAGGGTGCGCGAGCTGAGTGCGCGAACCGGCGATACGCACCAATTCGCATTCTCCCTGGTTATGGCGTGGACGCTCCCGATCGCCCGCGGCGAAGCGCGCGCCGCCTTGTCGTTGGCTGAGGAAGCGCTCGTGGCGGCCCGCAACGACGGCGCCCACTTCCTCCTTGCCTGGGCACACTATGCCGTGGCGCAGTCGCAGTTTCAGCTCGGTGATCTCAACTCCGCAGGCGAGCACGCCGCGTCGGCGCTGCGGTTCTACCGCGAAGAAGACTTTCGCGACTGGCCAACCGCGCCTGGCGCCCTTGCGCAGGGGATTATGGCATCGGTCTCGGCGAACATGGGCTTCCCAGAACGCGCCCACGGCGAGATCGAGAAGCTGCTCGCGCTCGTGGAACGACTTCCGCTCCCGTCGCAGCGCGGTCTCGCGCTGGTTGGTGCGGCTACCGCGCAAGCACAGCTCCGTCAGGCGAGCGCCGTTGTCGCGCACGCGGATCGAATCCTGAGCCTCGCGCTCGAACACGACCTGCCGCAATTCACCGGATGGGGACACGTCTTCCACGGCTGGGCGCTCGCCCTTCAAGGTGGACGTGAAGAGGGGATCGCCGAGCTGCGGGAGGGTCTTGCGGGCTACGCTGCCTTTGGCAATCGCGCTTCGGCCGGAGGGTACCTCGGCTGGCTCGCCGAGGCGCAGCTCCTGGGCGGGCAGGTCACCGACGGTCTCGCCACCATCGAGGAAGCGCTGACCGCGGTTCCCGAAGAGCGCATGTTCATCCCCGAGCTGCTGCGCCTGCGCGGCGAGCTGCGCGCCGCCGCCGCCGGCGCCGATGTCGCC
This region of Deltaproteobacteria bacterium genomic DNA includes:
- a CDS encoding AAA family ATPase, with protein sequence MPCPQCQHENPPGAKFCLECGARLTLACDQCGAQLPPGAKFCLECGAQIVGSRQTAVDSSDPVPPLTANPLTPNTLSSGERRQLTVLFCDLVGSTEIAAQLDPEDWHRISKEYQQVAAAAVTRFGGHVDKFLGDGLVCFFGVPEAHDDDAERAVRAGLAIVDAVQTLNKRLLPSPPPLPDMATEEEIPVPSSANISVSGGGLGWRPVLSVRVGMHTGSAVVAHGGGASQDVFGDTPNIAARVQGAAEPDTVVITAATQRLVAGLFVVEDRGPHSLKGIAAPVGLYRVVQASGVRGRLAAAAAGGLTPFVGRERERQTVAEAWERTQDGEGQVVLLSGEAGIGKSRLVQDFKAGLAQTPHTWIESGCAAYYDTTPFHVVADLLRQGFGWAADLSTEARLDALDRSLAVVGLKPAQAAPVIAPLLDLPLPEGRYPPLFLSPEQQRKRLLATLVAWVCGAARLQPSVLVIEDLHWVDPSTLELLGLLVEQSAREPLLLVLTARPEFRPPWPLRAHHTQLNLNRLTKRQVHEMIVRVAVRVIPPGEMLEALAVRTDGVPLFVEELTRAVLEAEGAALMTREIPVTLQDTLMARLDRLGPAKETAQLTDAELVYVRGLPPEATYTFKHALIQDTAYESLLKSRRRELHRAVAEALTGRFAALAEAQPAVVAQHWEAAGETERAISAWQEAGDRAKDRSAMMEAERQYRRGLAALAALPDTPARDSQELALQIALEPVVNVIHGFGSKENDPIKQRVRELSARTGDTHQFAFSLVMAWTLPIARGEARAALSLAEEALVAARNDGAHFLLAWAHYAVAQSQFQLGDLNSAGEHAASALRFYREEDFRDWPTAPGALAQGIMASVSANMGFPERAHGEIEKLLALVERLPLPSQRGLALVGAATAQAQLRQASAVVAHADRILSLALEHDLPQFTGWGHVFHGWALALQGGREEGIAELREGLAGYAAFGNRASAGGYLGWLAEAQLLGGQVTDGLATIEEALTAVPEERMFIPELLRLRGELRAAAAGADVATVEASFTEAITLAREIGTKLVELRATTSLARFLARHGRTDEARALLAPLYATFTEGFDTPDLQDAKALLAEL